From Variovorax sp. PMC12, the proteins below share one genomic window:
- a CDS encoding LysR family transcriptional regulator: MEPLNHLESFVQSAEGGSFSAAARRLGLTPAAVSKNVARLEARLGLRLFQRSTRSLTLTEGGERFLAQIGGALATLREAVAGIDTDDGQPAGTLKVSMGQAFGRAHVLPMLGDFIARYPAIVPDWHFDNQQVDLVGEGFDAAIGGGIELSAGLVARELARVHQVAVASPRYMEGRDMPRQPSDLAALDALLRRSSPTGRVRGWTLRHVRANAREAEITVELPRPRAVFNDPEALAQAALMGLGVAMLPMPFVERSLRGGELVRLLPEWYQDTGAVWLYYPSKKLLPPKTRVFVDFVLERFRSERFAQRMQVA, encoded by the coding sequence ATGGAACCGCTCAATCACCTCGAATCCTTCGTGCAGAGCGCGGAGGGCGGCAGCTTCTCGGCCGCGGCCCGGCGCCTGGGCCTCACGCCGGCGGCGGTCAGCAAGAACGTGGCGCGGCTCGAGGCGCGGCTGGGCCTGCGGCTGTTCCAGCGCAGCACGCGCAGCCTCACGCTGACCGAGGGCGGCGAGCGCTTCCTCGCGCAGATCGGCGGCGCGCTCGCCACGCTGCGCGAGGCCGTGGCCGGCATCGACACCGACGACGGCCAGCCCGCCGGCACGCTCAAGGTGAGCATGGGCCAGGCTTTCGGGCGCGCGCATGTGCTGCCGATGCTGGGCGACTTCATCGCGCGCTACCCGGCCATCGTGCCGGACTGGCATTTCGACAACCAGCAGGTCGACTTGGTCGGCGAGGGCTTCGACGCGGCCATCGGCGGAGGCATCGAACTGTCGGCGGGGCTGGTGGCGCGCGAACTGGCGCGCGTCCACCAGGTGGCGGTGGCGTCGCCGCGCTACATGGAAGGACGCGACATGCCCCGGCAGCCGTCGGACCTGGCGGCGCTCGACGCCTTGCTGCGCCGCTCGTCGCCCACGGGCCGCGTGCGCGGCTGGACGCTGCGGCACGTGCGCGCCAACGCCCGCGAGGCCGAGATCACGGTCGAACTGCCCCGCCCGCGCGCCGTCTTCAACGACCCCGAAGCCCTGGCGCAGGCCGCGCTCATGGGGCTGGGCGTGGCGATGCTGCCGATGCCCTTCGTCGAGCGCAGCCTGCGCGGCGGCGAGCTGGTGCGGCTGCTGCCCGAGTGGTACCAGGACACGGGCGCGGTGTGGCTCTACTACCCGAGCAAGAAGCTGCTGCCGCCGAAGACGCGGGTGTTCGTCGACTTCGTGCTCGAGCGCTTTCGCAGCGAACGCTTCGCCCAGCGCATGCAGGTGGCCTGA
- a CDS encoding SDR family oxidoreductase has translation MASSNVSSASSSSSPVLAGKVAFVTGGSRGIGAAIVRRLARDGAAVAFSYASSGAPADELVRTIEAEGGRALALKIDSADADALKAGIDRAAGHFGGRIDILVNNAGVLHLGPVEQFSLADFDRTIAVNVRAVFVAIQAALAHMGTGGRIVNISSTNAERMPFAGGSVYAMSKSALTGLVQGLARDLGPRGITVNNVQPGPVDTDMNPASGPMAATMHGFMAIDRHGHADEIAGMVAYLASPEAAFVTGAGLNIDGGFAA, from the coding sequence ATGGCTTCCAGCAACGTCTCTTCTGCTTCTTCTTCTTCTTCCCCCGTCCTGGCCGGCAAGGTCGCCTTCGTCACCGGCGGTTCGCGCGGCATCGGTGCCGCCATCGTTCGCCGGCTGGCGCGCGACGGTGCCGCCGTGGCCTTCAGCTATGCCAGTTCCGGCGCGCCGGCCGACGAACTGGTGCGCACCATCGAGGCCGAGGGCGGCCGCGCCCTCGCGCTGAAGATCGACAGTGCCGACGCCGACGCGCTCAAGGCCGGCATCGACCGGGCCGCCGGGCACTTCGGCGGGCGCATCGACATCCTGGTCAACAACGCGGGCGTGCTGCACCTCGGCCCCGTCGAGCAGTTCTCGCTGGCCGATTTCGACCGCACCATCGCGGTCAACGTGCGCGCCGTGTTCGTCGCGATCCAGGCGGCGCTGGCGCACATGGGCACGGGCGGGCGCATCGTCAACATCAGCAGCACCAACGCCGAGCGCATGCCCTTTGCCGGCGGCAGCGTGTATGCGATGAGCAAGTCGGCGCTGACCGGGCTGGTGCAGGGCCTGGCGCGCGACCTGGGGCCGCGCGGCATCACGGTCAACAACGTGCAGCCCGGCCCGGTCGACACCGACATGAACCCCGCCAGCGGCCCGATGGCCGCCACCATGCACGGCTTCATGGCCATCGACCGCCACGGCCACGCCGACGAGATCGCCGGCATGGTGGCTTACCTGGCCAGCCCCGAAGCCGCGTTCGTGACCGGCGCGGGCCTGAACATCGACGGCGGCTTTGCCGCTTGA
- a CDS encoding MarR family winged helix-turn-helix transcriptional regulator, protein MDPLFFKLVRVVNLTARPFHERVGREHQLTLNEWRTMAVLGAQPGLNATQVADQTGLDKMAVSRALAGLKRHKRVQRHEDPTDQRSSRLYLTATGKALHGQVAALGREREAALFAGVDGNELAQLDATLDKLIKAVQRSS, encoded by the coding sequence ATGGACCCGCTCTTCTTCAAGCTGGTGCGGGTGGTCAACCTCACGGCGCGGCCTTTTCATGAGCGCGTGGGCCGCGAACACCAGCTCACGCTGAACGAATGGCGCACGATGGCCGTGCTCGGCGCCCAGCCCGGGCTCAACGCCACGCAGGTCGCCGACCAGACCGGCCTGGACAAGATGGCGGTGAGCCGCGCGCTGGCGGGCCTCAAGCGCCACAAGCGCGTGCAGCGCCACGAAGACCCGACCGACCAGCGCAGCAGCCGCCTTTACCTGACCGCGACCGGCAAGGCGCTGCATGGGCAGGTCGCCGCCCTGGGCCGCGAGCGCGAGGCCGCGCTGTTCGCAGGTGTCGACGGCAACGAACTGGCCCAGCTAGACGCAACGCTCGACAAACTCATCAAGGCCGTCCAGCGCAGCAGTTGA
- a CDS encoding alpha-ketoacid dehydrogenase subunit beta, which produces MALTKQDLSYSEAALLALRREMEADPRVVVLGEDVGRGGIFGQYKGLQQHFGTGRVIDTPISEAAIMGAGVGMALAGLRPVVEMRVVDFALCGMDELVNQAAKNRFMFGGQGRVPLVARMPGGIWDASAAQHSQSLEAWFAHLPGVVVVCPSTPQDNHGLLRAALQCGDPVVYIEHKTLWGVRGEVDESIAVPLGKAARVREGDALTLVSWSRQMQACADACDALAAEGIAIDLIDLRTLWPWDRETVLSSCARTGRLLVVHEAVQAAGFGAEIAASAAEATGCRVARLGAPRIPVGYAPVLEAQSRVGVPAIVAAAKKLAG; this is translated from the coding sequence ATGGCATTGACGAAGCAGGACCTGAGCTATTCCGAAGCCGCCCTGCTCGCGCTGCGGCGCGAGATGGAGGCCGACCCGCGCGTGGTCGTGCTCGGCGAGGACGTGGGCCGCGGCGGCATCTTCGGCCAGTACAAGGGGCTGCAGCAGCACTTCGGCACCGGCCGCGTGATCGACACGCCGATCAGCGAGGCCGCGATCATGGGCGCCGGCGTGGGCATGGCGCTCGCGGGGCTGCGGCCGGTGGTCGAGATGCGCGTGGTCGACTTCGCGCTGTGCGGCATGGACGAACTGGTGAACCAGGCCGCCAAGAACCGCTTCATGTTCGGCGGCCAGGGCCGCGTGCCGCTGGTGGCGCGCATGCCGGGCGGCATCTGGGATGCGTCGGCGGCGCAGCACTCGCAATCGCTGGAGGCGTGGTTCGCGCACCTGCCGGGCGTGGTGGTGGTGTGCCCCTCGACGCCGCAGGACAACCACGGCCTGCTGCGCGCGGCGCTGCAGTGCGGCGACCCGGTGGTCTACATCGAGCACAAGACGCTGTGGGGCGTGCGCGGCGAGGTCGACGAAAGCATCGCGGTGCCGCTGGGCAAGGCTGCGCGTGTGCGCGAAGGCGATGCGCTCACGCTGGTGAGCTGGAGCCGGCAGATGCAGGCCTGCGCGGACGCCTGCGATGCGCTGGCCGCCGAAGGCATCGCTATCGACCTGATCGACCTGCGCACCCTGTGGCCGTGGGACCGCGAGACGGTGCTGTCGTCGTGCGCGCGTACCGGCCGTCTGCTGGTGGTGCACGAGGCGGTGCAGGCGGCGGGCTTCGGCGCCGAGATCGCGGCCAGCGCGGCGGAGGCCACCGGCTGCCGCGTCGCGCGGCTGGGCGCGCCGCGCATTCCGGTCGGCTATGCGCCGGTGCTGGAGGCGCAGTCGCGCGTGGGCGTGCCGGCCATCGTGGCCGCCGCGAAGAAGCTGGCCGGCTGA
- a CDS encoding thiamine pyrophosphate-dependent dehydrogenase E1 component subunit alpha has protein sequence MDPSTSDAQALYRVMLRIRAFENAAEAASQGGVSAYGQQAAGAAKVRGPLHLSTGQEAVPAGVCAHLRASDYLTSTHRGHGHTLAKGADLARMMCELFGKATGFNGGKGGSMHIADFSVGMLGANGVVAAGLPIAVGAAHAQKLLGKGDDITVCFFGDGAINRGPFLEALNWAQVYELPVLFVCEDNRWSATTASGPMTAGDGASVRAESLGIAATQVDGNDVFAVHETAARLVSEVRAGGGPRLLHALTYRVKGHVSVDLAAYRDPAELAVALETDPIARARGHLLSAGIAAATLDAIENAARDEVDTALAVADAAPWPDPGAAFTDVQTTGAGQWH, from the coding sequence ATGGACCCGAGCACATCCGATGCGCAGGCGCTGTACCGCGTCATGCTGCGCATCCGCGCTTTCGAGAACGCCGCCGAAGCGGCCAGCCAGGGCGGCGTGAGCGCCTATGGCCAGCAGGCCGCGGGCGCCGCCAAGGTGCGCGGGCCGCTGCACCTGTCCACCGGCCAGGAGGCGGTGCCGGCCGGCGTGTGCGCCCACCTGCGCGCCAGCGACTACCTCACCTCCACCCATCGCGGCCACGGCCACACGCTGGCCAAGGGCGCGGACCTCGCGCGGATGATGTGCGAGCTGTTCGGCAAGGCCACCGGCTTCAACGGCGGCAAGGGCGGCTCGATGCACATCGCGGACTTCTCGGTCGGCATGCTGGGCGCCAACGGCGTGGTGGCGGCAGGGCTGCCGATTGCCGTGGGCGCAGCGCATGCGCAGAAGCTGCTCGGCAAGGGCGACGACATCACGGTCTGCTTCTTCGGCGACGGCGCCATCAACCGCGGGCCCTTTCTCGAAGCGCTGAACTGGGCGCAGGTGTACGAGCTGCCGGTGCTCTTCGTCTGCGAAGACAACCGCTGGAGCGCGACCACCGCGAGCGGGCCGATGACGGCGGGCGACGGCGCTTCGGTGCGTGCCGAGTCGCTCGGTATCGCCGCCACGCAGGTCGACGGCAACGACGTGTTCGCGGTGCACGAAACCGCCGCGCGGCTGGTGAGCGAGGTGCGCGCCGGCGGCGGCCCGCGCCTGCTGCACGCGCTGACCTACCGCGTGAAGGGCCACGTGTCGGTCGACCTCGCGGCCTACCGCGACCCGGCCGAACTCGCGGTGGCGCTGGAAACGGACCCGATCGCGCGGGCGCGCGGCCATCTTCTTTCAGCGGGCATCGCCGCCGCCACGCTCGACGCCATCGAGAACGCCGCGCGCGACGAGGTCGACACCGCGCTGGCCGTCGCCGACGCCGCGCCCTGGCCCGACCCCGGCGCCGCCTTCACCGACGTGCAGACCACCGGAGCCGGCCAATGGCATTGA
- a CDS encoding ParD-like family protein, which produces MGIVKISDLMHENLRVAGNALSRSINAQAEHWMRIGMLAELHPELDHREICQLLIRAEQAGGFDLATVSGLVEPPPAPAPAAAPAARKLAGARA; this is translated from the coding sequence ATGGGCATCGTCAAGATTTCAGACCTCATGCATGAGAACCTGCGCGTCGCGGGCAATGCGCTGAGCCGTTCCATCAACGCGCAGGCCGAGCACTGGATGCGCATCGGCATGCTGGCCGAGCTGCACCCCGAGCTCGATCACCGCGAGATCTGCCAGCTGCTCATCCGCGCCGAGCAGGCCGGCGGCTTCGACCTGGCCACCGTCTCCGGCCTCGTCGAACCGCCGCCCGCGCCCGCGCCCGCTGCCGCTCCCGCCGCACGCAAGCTGGCCGGGGCGCGCGCATGA
- the map gene encoding type I methionyl aminopeptidase, protein MRAAAAPLKSPDEIAMARAAGRLAAEVLAMIGEHVKPGVTTEELDRICHDHIVNVQGVVPANVGYQGYTKTVCTSVNHVVCHGVPSAQKVLKKGDIINIDVAVNKDGWFGDCSRMYFVGEPSPLARRLVDTTYEAMRAGILQVRPGATLGDVGHAIQSVAHRERFSVVREYCGHGIGRIYHDDPQVLHYGQPGQGLRLEAGMVFTIEPMINAGRRETRELPDGWTVVTRDHSLSAQWEHMVAVTEDGFEVLTPWPEGTGRYPAIA, encoded by the coding sequence ATGAGGGCCGCCGCCGCACCGCTCAAGTCGCCCGACGAGATCGCGATGGCGCGCGCCGCGGGCCGGCTCGCCGCCGAGGTGCTGGCGATGATCGGCGAGCATGTGAAGCCCGGCGTCACCACCGAGGAGCTCGACCGCATCTGCCACGACCACATCGTCAATGTGCAGGGCGTGGTGCCCGCCAACGTCGGCTACCAGGGCTACACCAAGACGGTCTGCACCTCGGTCAACCATGTGGTCTGCCACGGCGTGCCTTCGGCGCAGAAGGTGCTGAAGAAGGGCGACATCATCAACATCGACGTGGCCGTGAACAAGGACGGCTGGTTCGGCGACTGCAGCCGCATGTACTTCGTCGGCGAGCCCAGCCCGCTGGCGCGCCGCCTGGTGGACACCACTTACGAGGCGATGCGCGCCGGCATCCTGCAGGTGCGTCCCGGCGCCACGCTAGGCGACGTGGGTCATGCGATCCAGAGCGTTGCGCACCGCGAGCGCTTCAGCGTCGTGCGCGAGTACTGCGGCCACGGCATCGGCCGGATCTACCACGACGATCCTCAGGTGCTGCACTACGGCCAGCCCGGCCAGGGCCTGCGGCTGGAGGCCGGCATGGTCTTCACCATCGAGCCGATGATCAACGCCGGCCGGCGCGAGACCCGCGAACTGCCCGACGGCTGGACGGTGGTCACGCGCGACCATTCGCTGTCGGCGCAGTGGGAGCACATGGTCGCGGTCACGGAAGACGGCTTCGAGGTGCTGACGCCCTGGCCCGAAGGCACGGGGCGCTATCCCGCCATTGCCTGA
- a CDS encoding response regulator: MIKIGIVDDHAVVRTGLKAFFSTFVDFRVVGEAGSGREAIDLVRTADIDVLVMDLSMPGQSGIDALAMVRAKAPDLGVLILSGYPEEHYAVNLIRQGASGYLNKECEPEEIAKAIRTVALGRRYISPSVAELLAGQLERKDNAPPHKHLSEREFQVFLKLAKGESVGSIGEALSLSVKTISTYRTRLMEKMNLSTNSDLTYYAIKTQLID; encoded by the coding sequence ATGATCAAGATCGGCATCGTCGACGACCACGCCGTCGTCCGCACAGGCCTCAAGGCGTTCTTCTCCACCTTCGTCGATTTCCGCGTGGTCGGCGAGGCCGGCTCCGGCCGCGAGGCCATCGACCTCGTTCGCACGGCCGATATCGACGTGCTCGTGATGGACCTTTCGATGCCCGGCCAGAGCGGCATCGACGCGCTCGCCATGGTGCGCGCCAAGGCGCCCGACCTGGGCGTGCTCATCCTCAGCGGCTATCCCGAGGAACACTACGCGGTGAACCTGATCCGCCAGGGCGCGTCGGGCTATCTGAACAAGGAATGCGAGCCCGAGGAAATCGCCAAGGCGATCCGCACGGTGGCCCTGGGCCGCCGCTACATCTCGCCCTCGGTGGCGGAGCTGCTGGCCGGCCAGCTGGAGCGCAAGGACAACGCGCCGCCGCACAAGCACCTGTCGGAGCGCGAGTTCCAGGTGTTCCTGAAGCTCGCCAAGGGCGAGTCGGTGGGCAGCATCGGAGAGGCGCTGTCGCTGTCGGTGAAGACCATCAGCACCTACCGCACGCGCCTCATGGAGAAGATGAACCTCTCCACCAACAGCGACCTGACCTACTACGCGATCAAGACGCAGCTGATCGACTGA
- a CDS encoding phospholipase D-like domain-containing protein: MHRRGTLKTIVWTFVLTLAATLLVLNFTSGEKKLDEQVKREYALHDAQYQRALGVMLGPPITGGNRFEAFQNGDRIFPPMLAAIRGARRSITFETYIYWSGDIGREFADALSERARAGVKVHVLLDWVGSAKVDGDFIREMESAGVQIRKFHKPSWYDIARMNNRTHRKLLVVDGRTGFTGGVGIAPEWTGHAQDAEHWRDSHYKVEGPVVAQMQAVFMDNWVKVSGDVLHGETYFPPIPSMGDGRAQMFSSSPSGGSESMHLMYLLSIAAATRTIDLSSAYFVPDDLTVGALVAAMKRGVRLRIITPGPIIDSQTVRGASRAAWGPLLEAGAEISEYQPTMFHCKVFTVDGLLVSVGSTNFDNRSFRLNDEANLNIYDEAFAAEQTAQFEADLRQSKRLTYEAWKDRPLHEKAMEHLAALLSSQL, from the coding sequence GTGCACCGCCGAGGGACGCTCAAGACCATCGTCTGGACTTTCGTCCTGACGCTGGCCGCCACGCTGCTGGTGCTGAACTTCACCAGCGGCGAGAAGAAGCTCGACGAGCAGGTCAAGCGCGAGTACGCGCTGCACGATGCGCAGTACCAGCGCGCGCTGGGCGTGATGCTCGGGCCGCCCATCACCGGCGGCAACCGCTTCGAGGCCTTCCAGAACGGCGACCGGATTTTTCCGCCGATGCTCGCCGCCATCCGCGGCGCCAGGCGCAGCATCACCTTCGAGACCTACATCTACTGGTCGGGCGACATCGGGCGCGAGTTTGCCGACGCGCTCTCGGAGCGCGCCCGCGCGGGCGTGAAGGTGCACGTGCTGCTCGACTGGGTGGGCAGCGCCAAGGTCGATGGCGACTTCATCCGCGAGATGGAAAGCGCCGGCGTGCAGATCCGCAAGTTCCACAAGCCGAGCTGGTACGACATCGCGCGCATGAACAACCGCACCCACCGCAAGCTGCTGGTGGTCGACGGCCGCACCGGCTTCACCGGCGGCGTGGGCATCGCGCCCGAATGGACCGGCCACGCACAGGACGCCGAGCACTGGCGCGACTCGCACTACAAGGTCGAAGGACCGGTGGTGGCGCAGATGCAGGCCGTGTTCATGGACAACTGGGTGAAGGTGTCGGGCGACGTGCTGCACGGCGAGACCTACTTTCCGCCGATTCCCTCGATGGGCGACGGACGCGCCCAGATGTTCAGCAGTTCGCCTTCGGGCGGCAGCGAGAGCATGCATCTCATGTACCTGCTGTCGATCGCGGCGGCCACCAGGACCATCGACCTGTCGAGCGCCTACTTCGTGCCCGACGACCTGACGGTGGGCGCGCTGGTCGCGGCCATGAAGCGTGGCGTGCGGCTGCGCATCATCACGCCGGGCCCGATCATCGATTCGCAGACCGTGCGCGGTGCCTCGCGCGCGGCGTGGGGCCCGCTGCTGGAGGCGGGCGCCGAGATCAGCGAATACCAGCCGACCATGTTCCATTGCAAGGTCTTCACGGTCGACGGCCTGCTGGTGTCGGTGGGCTCCACCAACTTCGACAACCGCTCGTTCCGCCTGAACGACGAGGCCAACCTCAACATCTACGACGAGGCCTTCGCCGCCGAGCAGACCGCGCAGTTCGAGGCCGACCTGCGCCAGTCGAAGCGACTGACGTACGAGGCCTGGAAGGATCGCCCGCTGCACGAGAAGGCGATGGAGCACCTGGCGGCGCTGCTGTCGTCGCAGCTCTAG
- a CDS encoding surface-adhesin E family protein: MKHWLLAIGMVGCIAHAQPGWFTVTGDPQDKLADTVQVDPDRVTLQDTPGDAAKAMNLRVSRAAQRVNWDGIPYRSYESRVVFDCQAGRASYVAARFYAQPLWQGEPHRSADYSNAPKPVRFLDMKPNPTARIVRAACRPRSS, encoded by the coding sequence GTGAAGCACTGGCTGTTGGCTATCGGCATGGTCGGCTGCATCGCGCATGCGCAGCCCGGCTGGTTCACGGTGACGGGAGATCCCCAGGACAAGCTGGCAGACACGGTCCAGGTCGACCCCGACCGCGTGACGCTCCAGGACACACCGGGCGACGCCGCCAAAGCCATGAACCTGCGCGTGAGCCGCGCGGCGCAGCGCGTCAACTGGGACGGCATTCCGTACCGTTCGTACGAGTCTCGCGTGGTGTTCGACTGCCAGGCGGGCCGCGCCAGCTACGTGGCGGCGCGCTTCTACGCCCAGCCGCTGTGGCAGGGCGAGCCACACCGCAGCGCGGACTACAGCAACGCCCCCAAGCCGGTGCGCTTCCTGGACATGAAGCCCAACCCGACGGCGCGCATCGTGCGCGCGGCCTGCCGCCCGCGCAGCAGCTAG
- a CDS encoding alpha/beta hydrolase family protein: MTTLHRLSIDVRPGTAVSALAMSPPSAEACLVLAHGAGAGMAHPFMQAVAEGLAERRIATLRYQFPYMEQGSKRTDAPPLAHATVRAAVACASARFAGVRLFAGGKSFGGRMTSQAQALEPLAAVEGLVFLGFPLHPSGAPAKAAGRAAHLREVDVPMLFAHGPRDTLAEPAPFDDTVQALGPIATVLEIEGADHSFHVLRRTGRTDEQALDELLDGIAVWMQAWRIG, from the coding sequence ATGACCACCCTGCACAGACTTTCCATCGACGTGAGGCCCGGCACTGCGGTGTCGGCCCTTGCGATGTCGCCACCCTCGGCCGAGGCTTGCCTGGTGCTTGCGCACGGCGCCGGCGCGGGCATGGCGCATCCGTTCATGCAGGCCGTGGCCGAGGGCCTTGCCGAGCGGCGCATCGCCACGCTGCGCTACCAGTTCCCCTATATGGAGCAGGGCAGCAAGCGCACGGACGCACCGCCGCTGGCGCATGCCACGGTGCGGGCGGCCGTGGCCTGCGCCTCGGCGCGCTTTGCGGGCGTGCGCCTCTTCGCGGGCGGCAAGTCGTTCGGCGGGCGCATGACGTCGCAGGCCCAGGCGCTGGAGCCGCTCGCGGCCGTCGAAGGGCTGGTCTTCCTGGGCTTTCCGCTGCACCCGTCGGGCGCGCCCGCGAAGGCGGCCGGGCGCGCGGCGCATCTGCGCGAGGTGGACGTGCCCATGCTCTTTGCGCACGGGCCGCGCGACACGCTGGCCGAGCCCGCGCCTTTCGACGACACCGTGCAGGCGCTGGGTCCGATCGCCACCGTGCTGGAGATCGAGGGCGCCGACCATTCCTTCCATGTGCTCAGGCGCACCGGCCGCACCGACGAGCAGGCGCTGGACGAACTGCTCGACGGCATCGCCGTGTGGATGCAGGCCTGGCGCATCGGCTGA
- a CDS encoding ferritin-like domain-containing protein: protein MAYTDASLDTLQATGPALANDEVVDVLNDLLENSRDGEYGFRACADEVESPAAKQLFANRAEECRKAGSELMALITAYGGKPADGGTASGALHRGWVHVKGSLGANSELSILESCERGEDTGVARYRKALKQNLPADVRSVVAAQAEGAQRNHDQIRDLRNAARARD from the coding sequence ATGGCATACACAGACGCATCCCTCGACACCCTGCAGGCAACCGGCCCCGCGCTCGCCAACGACGAAGTCGTGGACGTGCTCAACGACCTGCTCGAGAACTCGCGCGACGGCGAATACGGCTTCCGAGCCTGCGCCGACGAAGTGGAGAGCCCGGCGGCGAAGCAACTGTTCGCCAACCGCGCCGAAGAGTGCCGCAAGGCTGGCAGCGAACTGATGGCGCTCATCACGGCCTACGGCGGCAAGCCTGCCGATGGCGGCACCGCCAGCGGCGCGCTGCATCGTGGCTGGGTGCACGTGAAGGGCTCGCTGGGCGCCAACAGCGAACTCTCGATCCTCGAATCGTGCGAGCGCGGCGAAGACACCGGTGTCGCGCGCTATCGCAAGGCCCTGAAGCAGAACCTGCCCGCCGACGTGCGCAGCGTGGTCGCTGCCCAGGCCGAAGGCGCCCAGCGCAACCACGACCAGATCCGCGACCTGCGCAACGCCGCGCGCGCCCGCGACTGA
- the xylF gene encoding D-xylose ABC transporter substrate-binding protein, whose protein sequence is MQLKHTLAAMAFGLTAVGAMAQTVVGVSWSNFQEERWKTDEAAIKAELEKLGAKYISADAGGSPEKQLGDIEGLMSKGAKALIVLAMDKDAILPAVTKATRQKVPVVAYDRLIEAPGVFYITFDNVEVGRMEAREVLKVKPKGNYVIIKGSPSDPNADFLRAGQQEVLDASIKKGDIKIVGDEYTEGWKPEVAQKNMEQILTKNGNKVDAVVAANDGTAGGAVAALTAKGLRGIPVSGQDADFAALNRIALGTQTATIFKDSRELGREAAAAAIALSQGKPVDKAGTWNSGPKKVSLQSRLLTPVPVTRDNLDVVVKAGWIKKDELCKGVTGASAPAACK, encoded by the coding sequence ATGCAACTGAAACACACCCTGGCCGCCATGGCCTTCGGTCTCACGGCCGTGGGCGCGATGGCGCAGACCGTGGTCGGCGTGAGCTGGTCCAACTTCCAGGAAGAGCGCTGGAAGACCGACGAGGCCGCCATCAAGGCCGAACTCGAGAAGCTCGGCGCCAAGTACATCAGTGCCGATGCGGGCGGCTCTCCGGAGAAGCAGCTGGGCGACATCGAGGGCCTGATGTCGAAGGGCGCCAAGGCGCTCATCGTGCTGGCGATGGACAAGGACGCCATCCTGCCGGCGGTGACCAAGGCCACGCGCCAGAAGGTGCCCGTGGTGGCGTACGACCGGCTGATCGAGGCGCCGGGCGTCTTCTACATCACCTTCGACAACGTCGAGGTCGGCCGCATGGAAGCGCGCGAGGTGCTCAAGGTCAAGCCCAAGGGCAACTACGTGATCATCAAGGGCTCGCCGAGCGACCCGAACGCCGACTTCCTGCGCGCCGGCCAGCAGGAGGTGCTCGACGCCTCCATCAAGAAGGGCGACATCAAGATCGTCGGCGACGAATACACCGAAGGCTGGAAGCCCGAAGTCGCGCAGAAGAACATGGAGCAGATCCTCACCAAGAACGGCAACAAGGTCGACGCGGTGGTGGCGGCCAACGACGGCACGGCGGGCGGCGCGGTGGCGGCGCTCACGGCCAAGGGCCTGCGCGGCATTCCGGTGTCGGGCCAGGACGCCGACTTCGCGGCGCTCAACCGAATCGCGCTGGGCACCCAGACCGCGACCATCTTCAAGGACTCGCGCGAACTCGGCCGCGAAGCCGCCGCCGCGGCCATCGCGCTGTCGCAGGGCAAGCCGGTCGACAAGGCCGGCACCTGGAACTCCGGTCCGAAGAAGGTCTCGCTGCAATCGCGCCTGCTGACGCCGGTGCCCGTGACACGCGACAACCTCGACGTCGTGGTCAAGGCCGGCTGGATCAAGAAGGACGAGCTCTGCAAGGGCGTGACGGGCGCCAGCGCGCCCGCGGCCTGCAAGTAG